A region of the Melospiza melodia melodia isolate bMelMel2 chromosome 14, bMelMel2.pri, whole genome shotgun sequence genome:
ctAAGCTGAACTGAGctggtctgggctgggctggtctgGTTCTGGTCTGAGCTCGCTCGGGCTGTGCCGCTCCGGGCCCGGCCGCCTCCGCTGCCGCAGCCGCTCGGCGCCGCCTTGGCCGAGGGCACCACCCAGCGGTGCTCGCTGGGActgcagccgccgccgcccgcagcccgcgctgccgctcggcccggcccgcGATCCCGAAGGCAGCGAGACAGCCGGGGCCGGCAACGGAACGCGGCCTCAACCAGGGCAGCACAAAGACCAGGCTCAACCCTCAACAGCCAAGCCGCATTCCACGAAAGGAAAACCGCATAGGGATAGGGCAATGGTGACAGCACGGGAATGCAAATGAACACACTCTCGGCTACATCTCCCCACTCAGGAACTGTACCCACCCAACATTGCTTCAGACGAAGGACACAGTGAGTAAGTAACTCCCAAAATTTTGGAAAGCCTTGATAGTGCTTCCCATAAAGAACGACTCTACAAAATATTCTGTCTCCATTTATGCCGTCAGGGGGTTCTCTTTATTTATGTCTATCATCTTTTTCTGTTTCTAATCCCAGAGTTTTAGCAATTTACAACATTAAACTGTATCACATCAGCACATCGGAGCGTGAGGGAGGCTTTGTGATAATTTCGTGCATTTTAGACATTACACAAAAAAATCAGTTATTCTAGATGGGGTAGCAGTCCTTCTATGGAGGAACAGGCTCAGTGCAGTGCTCAGTATATTTGATTGGCCAGAAGGAGAAAGGGCAAACATGGATATGCAAATGCTCTGACACCAACACAGAAAATCATGCAGAGACAACTTTCCAGTCATATCAAGAAGCCTTGGGATTCAGGAAGAACAATGAACAGAGCAATCTCAACATCTTTCATCAGTTTTTCTTGACTCTACCTTCCAATTATTTCCTTTCAATAATTGTGGATTTTTCCTTCATTGCCTTCAAAGACAAAGAACATGTTTCTGTTACatgttacagctctgttcagtTACAGTCTACTCTAACACTCTTCTGCTGTACTTCCAAGGCAATCCTGAGGTGACAGAACACCCAAGCCCTTCTTGAAagccaaaggaaggttttgttGTGCATTTTGTTGCTGTAGTCTGTGCTAGATAAGGAAGATGAGAGTGCTGTTGTGAAAGGGTCCGAATCAACTCCTTCCCTCCTGAGCTGGTGTTGCCTGAGttgcagtggctgggtggggacAACTCTCTGCTGCATCTGTAGATATGCAGTGTCTGCATGAACAATGGTAGTGATAAGAAAGCAAAGATCACAGACTGCATATCTCATAAAGGGACCACCCAAACCCAGGAAAGAAAGGGCCTAGTGCCTTCATGAAATTTTGACTCAATATTCACAACTTGTGAGCTTTCATGAAGTACATAATGGGCCTCTTTCATTTCAGCGAGGATATGATTTGACATCCTCCCAAAGCTCTAAATAAAGgcaatgtaattattatattttcagacagcaagaaaaaaaagagcagagAAGTGAGTGGTAAGAACACACTTAAAGCCTGTTAGAGATGGCAGTGACAGAGCTGAATCAAACTACTTAAAAAGCGAAAGAAGATGGACTACTTTTACATCATAATTCTTTTTGGAGTGGTAGACATTACCTTTGAAAAGAATTTTCAAGAACTTGTTTAAACCAATCGCAAATACCGACATAATCTTGAGAAATCATTATCCGATGCACCAGCCAGGATCCACTCCTCCCAAGATCCATGAAGCCTCTGTCTGTGCAGACCCCAGCTAGTCAAAGGAAAGAGCGTTGATCTGTCCTGCAGAGAGAGTGCCAGCATTGTCTGGGGCCATGTCCTCACTGCTGACAGGGACACCGGGGAAATCCTGTTCCTCATCGGGGCCCTGGCCCACGGCGCAGTGCTGtgggggcaggctgggcaggatggGCTTGAGGAATCTGAACTCGCTGTTGCCCGAGCCCGTGGTGAGGCTGATCTCGTAGCAATAGGCGCGGGGCAGGGTCCCTGCAGCGGCTGCATCGGCCAGGCCGCTCTGCAAGGTGTCGGCAGCATAGAGCACAGGGCCAGCCTTCAACTCCTTCCGCCTGCACACCTTGCgagccagcagcactgctgtggagatgaggaagaggagggagacaaagaCCAAGGCAATGATTAAATAGGTGGTCAGGGAGGCGGCAGCCTGATCCTCGCCGGCCGGGCTGCTGTGTGGGAGGCGCACGTCGGAGAAGTCCTTGAGCAGGAGAGCGCTGAGAGCTGCCgtggctgacagcgggggcttgCCGTTGTCTCTGACCAGCACCACCAGCTTCTGCTTGACGCTGTCTCTCTCTGTCACCGGCCTCCTGAGACGCACCTCGCCGCTTTGCAGGCCCACGGAAAACAGGCCTGGGTCGGTGGCCCTGAGCAGGTGGTAGGACAGCCACGAGTTCTGTCCCGAGTCGGCATCAACGGCCACCACTTTGCTGATGAGGTAGCCCGCCTCAGCCGACACGGGCACCAGCTCACTGGAGGCCGGGCCACTCTCCTGGGCCGGGTAGAGCACGAGCGGGGCGTTGTCGTTCTCGTCCAGCACCACCAGGCGCACGGTGACGTTGGCTCTCAGCGGAGGAGAGCCCGCGTCAGAGGCACTGACCGTCACCTCGGTCTGCCTCAAGCGCTCGTAGTCCAGGGGCCGCAGCACAAACACGTGTCCCTTCTCCGAGTTCACCGAGATGCAGGAGCACCAGGCCCGCTCTGGCCCttcctctgctgccagggaatagGTCACCTTGGCATTCAGCCCCACGTCAGCATCTGCAGCGCTCACGGCTCCCACAAACACCGTGGGCACGTTGTTCTCACGCACGTACATGGTGTAGGAGGTCTGGTTGAAGACGGGGGCATTGTCATTGACGTCGGAGATGTCCACGGTGAAGGTGTGCGTGCTGGTGAGAGGAGGCGAGCCCGCATCTGCTGCCGTCACACTGAGGATGTACTGAGGCGTCTCCTCGCGGTCCAGCGCGCTCACTGTCACCAGCTCATAGTAATTCTTGTAGGCTGGCCGCAGGGAGAagaagagctgatcctgcagggcacaggagatCTTCCCGTTGGCACCAGAATCCCGGTCCCTGACCGTAAACAGGGCAACCACTGTGCCAGGCACTGTGTTCTCGGGGATGGGACTGCTGAAGGAACTGACCACCAGCTCTGGGGCATTGTCATTCACATCCACCACCTCCACCAACACCTTGCAGATTGCTGACAGCCCCCCACCATCTCTGGCCTTCACACTGAGCTCATGAGTTTGTGCTGCCTCAAAGTCCAGCGGTTTTGTGAGTTTAATTTCACCAGTTATGGGATCAATCACAAATGCTGACTCACTCTGTCCCACTGAATCACTGAGTTGATAGGTGATGTCCCCATTAA
Encoded here:
- the LOC134424622 gene encoding protocadherin beta-15-like produces the protein MALARQVLCVCALLGLPLAGAEPIRYSVAEEAESGSLVGELAEDAGLTPAQLSARRARLVSEDGRQHFRLERASGRLVVAGRLDREQLCAQSDTCMLPFELLLSDPLQFFRVEVDLEDINDHSPVFPEDRVRFDIPETSEPGSRFPLEVARDLDIGRNTVKEYSINPENEYFRVSYGSQSTGKKHLELVLEMPLDREEQSEMSFSVIAVDGGTPPRSGTTEVKILILDVNDNAPKFTKDEYTGQVLENMPESSVVLTVLATDPDAGVNGDITYQLSDSVGQSESAFVIDPITGEIKLTKPLDFEAAQTHELSVKARDGGGLSAICKVLVEVVDVNDNAPELVVSSFSSPIPENTVPGTVVALFTVRDRDSGANGKISCALQDQLFFSLRPAYKNYYELVTVSALDREETPQYILSVTAADAGSPPLTSTHTFTVDISDVNDNAPVFNQTSYTMYVRENNVPTVFVGAVSAADADVGLNAKVTYSLAAEEGPERAWCSCISVNSEKGHVFVLRPLDYERLRQTEVTVSASDAGSPPLRANVTVRLVVLDENDNAPLVLYPAQESGPASSELVPVSAEAGYLISKVVAVDADSGQNSWLSYHLLRATDPGLFSVGLQSGEVRLRRPVTERDSVKQKLVVLVRDNGKPPLSATAALSALLLKDFSDVRLPHSSPAGEDQAAASLTTYLIIALVFVSLLFLISTAVLLARKVCRRKELKAGPVLYAADTLQSGLADAAAAGTLPRAYCYEISLTTGSGNSEFRFLKPILPSLPPQHCAVGQGPDEEQDFPGVPVSSEDMAPDNAGTLSAGQINALSFD